Proteins encoded together in one Bradyrhizobium sp. CB82 window:
- the fabG gene encoding 3-oxoacyl-[acyl-carrier-protein] reductase yields the protein MFDLTGRKALVTGATGGIGGAIALALHAQGATVALSGTRKEVLDELAGKLGERVHVLPCNLSKADEVEALVPAAEAAMGQVDILVANAGITRDNLFVQLRDEDWEEVINVNLTATFRLARAATKLMMRKRFGRIIAITSVVGVTGNPGQGNYTASKAGLIGMIKTLGAEYAKRGVTANCIAPGFIKTPMTDALNDKQRETILTKVPAARLGTPEDIAAAAVYLSSNEAGYVTGQTIHVNGGMAMI from the coding sequence ATGTTCGATCTGACTGGCAGGAAGGCGCTCGTCACCGGCGCGACCGGCGGCATCGGCGGCGCGATTGCACTGGCGCTGCATGCGCAGGGCGCCACGGTTGCGCTTTCGGGGACGCGCAAAGAAGTACTGGACGAGCTCGCCGGCAAGCTCGGCGAGCGCGTTCACGTGCTGCCGTGCAATCTCTCCAAGGCCGACGAGGTCGAGGCGCTGGTGCCCGCAGCGGAAGCCGCGATGGGACAGGTCGACATCCTCGTCGCCAATGCCGGCATCACGCGCGACAATCTCTTCGTGCAGCTCCGCGACGAGGACTGGGAAGAGGTCATCAACGTCAACCTGACCGCGACTTTCCGCCTCGCGCGCGCCGCGACGAAGCTGATGATGCGCAAGCGCTTCGGCCGCATCATCGCGATCACGTCGGTGGTCGGCGTCACCGGCAATCCCGGCCAGGGCAATTACACCGCGTCGAAAGCGGGCCTGATCGGCATGATCAAGACGCTCGGCGCCGAATACGCCAAGCGCGGCGTGACCGCGAACTGCATCGCGCCCGGCTTCATCAAGACGCCGATGACGGATGCGCTCAACGACAAGCAGCGCGAGACGATTCTGACCAAGGTTCCGGCCGCCCGGCTGGGTACGCCGGAGGATATTGCTGCAGCCGCGGTCTATCTCAGCTCCAACGAAGCAGGCTACGTCACCGGCCAGACCATCCACGTCAACGGCGGCATGGCCATGATCTGA